The following are encoded together in the Sediminitomix flava genome:
- a CDS encoding S8 family serine peptidase produces MNHFLSKTVKAMACAVGLYVFAGANVQAQHTPIAATFEKGVQQGVIRVKFKPEMETTLMRSPKGLNPSIGTLSLGVSTFDALAVKHNVRGMRRVFPYDARYEDRMRAHGLHLWYEVSVNASASEAVAALDFNNIAEVERAEQIYQKTNAPYQVMEMSEAAQEAENSFDDELLGNQWHYNNTGQTEIATEGSDINAFKAWEIEAGKSNVVVAVHDNGFDVDHEDLVRNMWVNEAELNGEDGVDDDGNGYIDDVHGYSFSYDQGTLVVGDHGTHVAGTVAATNNNGVGVAGVAGGTGIGDGVRIMGLQTLGGFVSNTAASFVYAANNGAVISQNSWGYTRPGAYEQAVLDAIRYFIAEAGNFPGSPMKGGVVIFAAGNDNNDDKYYPGYMEEVISVSSLGADYTRSYFSNYGEWVDIAAPGGDMAIDGANGVLSTWPNDKYAFIHGTSMACPHVSGVAGLVVSKFGGPNYTAEDLKKQLLSSTVSIDEKNPEFVGKLGIGAIDAYLALQPDQGIAPLAVTDLVATGASVDFVTLEWTTTTDEDDVRAFNYDVYYSTSEITAENFASASMVSTRLSADTGAVNNFKVTELVPETNYFITVVAKDRFGNPSGISNVIEAMTNAGPDIDTDASIAFDLTDGELKGTGSFEIRNLDEGVLEWNASVKHKSTNIATSGVNDVFLPSEGTATIIAEELPAVTSVGDDLPAFEERTMSYIDFQKNQTLGIGNGDGEKPNSGATRFYVDNTYPNGFNLTDLKVRMRVPFGTTATIEVKKGRDIETANTVHTQEFSGKSDYHLDWSIKLEDQVYISTYDYFWVVVHLPADEENLIPLSIGRVADVDNAILHQKFSDSNGESWADLHPLLVNELGIVDGGWRMSAISKNDYLGEYISLSPSEGDVLGLDTTDVAFNVNADNLINGSYTSNIRIRSNDPDEKEVVVPVTINVEGREYELASMPIYDFGSVLVGASREMELNIANYGYGLFPVESIEVSNAHFELLETPRTVPARSKQALRFRFTPSVAGNENGVVSLKDTEGNKFAFNIFGAAVAPSEITIDQTSHDFASIALGDTLNGAFTLTNTGDYPLNFFMPRYAPDYSIEGVNHGSSYGYVADFDTVKANFNWTDISASGESLTEYFKVTENYYYEVDLGFAFPYFGKPVNKLYITDRGVLTLFDDEKAFGKGSTLDYGSSRITGGYFSAIGSPMDLIKGGEVFFQRNAGELIVSYNNVVFGNYGSGSIQFVVKENGDITMSYKDWNTTTRQFIAMESPSQDDGILIYQKYTDNDILEVTEDSTTITLASPGVSLVNDISLTSGLLQVGESVTIDYELTTDDLTAGNQFQKLVIASNDPAAPTSHVTFNVDITEGGNPSLMASTSAIDMGNVYKGATKQDVVVVMNEGTGSINVTDVSLRHGNFSIEVDALPISLNPKYSSYIKVNANTDAIAELMDTLDIVSADTTISVALSANVIEPPVAIIPTDVISATIEYGEQVTESFSISNDGLGDLQVSFSGEQWAYVREAVSPAVSAMELPEYTYSYKTNFEVLNGGTDPSAPTFVWTDLKSAGGTKLDHYAGWNEVELGFDFMFYGESYSKAYMAYNGLVSFTGGQALGGFAGSPLTLGENDAVNNIIAPLWARQKVFDINEDAGIYFLAEDDKVTFQWDTMLDFFGTSFTMAEYQLILFKSGEIKIQYKTVEGSRILGGEVVGTENADGTLGTEVFRFSSSSYKNGMVVTMSPSERFTIPAGTSKDFDMVFEGNVFAGNYTSNIVVTTNDPANASVNIPVELNVNGAPELVAVEDSIDFGPIVAVGGASYEAEFSFVNEGVGTAKIEGFASRSGNTDVAVEIWGTIPGFRWFPPQTGWFPESQLAKLTIAGQDVVPTASSMYKVIITPSVGEYDVMYDTIDVTYSDGKVVSMPITWNAIPSPTLVVTSDDMNVVTNYADQTETRRILIDNREGEAVIHFSMEVEHSRGEALEEVVAVEQRVSSNVISTLAATEAPVFVETKSDSELELNNELKYFNAEMDTVPTEMVGFGASQQFVSGTGFTAPQQGFNLSHVRTWYRPKGADNQDIAVTIRVGSDVWTAETLHFEEFTTETSSEDAAGSFMTFELSEAIKILPNEKFWVIFEYGFGVEYPQGTISQDEAIENRFMFWGGDQWYDITTQGAPLATEGWMVAAGEETAVSNMWLSFSTQEGEVAVGDSLEIIATFDASYALDADMFAKAVVTSNDVNNTGEVIDIHMHANQAPVFVDKPNSISVTENEVIEFTVVAEDKEMNAYTWAFEGEEFVTFSTEGDTAFFSMAPGFYDAGEYVMNLTVTDEYGMENVLPMEVIVKNNNNIPVVVVEEIVSLNMRDGNELEAISSFVTDVDEDDEVIITFEVADHSVAAFTQAGNEVVMIPLQIGETVVNFTADDQKGGVVTGTFTAVVDEYDPATVLSSDESASSFVQYPNPVAGTTYFEYTLSERSEVSIALYNLQGSLVSEVLSETQSAGAQKVAFDATRLHAGVYVYTVSVDGVVIRTEKMIKQ; encoded by the coding sequence ATGAATCATTTTTTATCTAAAACTGTAAAGGCAATGGCTTGCGCGGTGGGACTGTATGTGTTCGCAGGAGCGAATGTACAGGCTCAACACACGCCAATTGCAGCAACCTTTGAAAAAGGGGTGCAGCAAGGGGTGATCCGTGTAAAGTTTAAGCCTGAAATGGAGACAACTTTAATGCGATCTCCAAAAGGATTAAATCCTTCGATAGGTACTCTTTCACTAGGTGTTTCTACATTTGATGCATTAGCTGTAAAACATAATGTGAGAGGCATGAGACGAGTTTTCCCATATGATGCTCGTTATGAAGATAGAATGCGTGCACACGGACTACATCTATGGTATGAAGTATCAGTAAATGCATCAGCTAGTGAAGCTGTAGCAGCATTGGACTTCAATAACATTGCAGAAGTAGAGCGTGCTGAGCAAATCTATCAGAAAACAAATGCTCCATATCAAGTAATGGAGATGTCTGAGGCTGCTCAAGAAGCTGAAAATAGCTTTGATGATGAGTTGCTAGGAAATCAATGGCACTATAATAACACAGGTCAGACAGAGATTGCAACAGAAGGTTCTGATATCAATGCTTTCAAGGCATGGGAAATTGAAGCTGGTAAATCAAACGTTGTAGTTGCGGTTCATGATAACGGTTTTGATGTAGACCACGAAGACCTTGTGCGTAATATGTGGGTAAACGAAGCCGAATTGAATGGAGAAGACGGTGTAGATGATGATGGCAACGGATACATCGATGACGTTCATGGTTATTCATTCTCATACGACCAAGGTACTTTGGTGGTCGGAGACCATGGTACTCACGTAGCTGGTACAGTGGCGGCAACAAACAACAATGGTGTTGGTGTAGCAGGTGTAGCTGGTGGTACAGGTATTGGAGATGGTGTACGTATCATGGGACTTCAAACTCTAGGAGGTTTTGTGAGCAATACTGCAGCATCTTTTGTGTACGCAGCAAATAACGGAGCTGTTATTTCTCAAAACTCTTGGGGATATACAAGACCTGGAGCTTATGAGCAAGCGGTATTAGATGCCATCAGATATTTTATTGCTGAAGCAGGTAATTTCCCTGGCTCGCCAATGAAAGGTGGAGTTGTCATCTTTGCTGCAGGTAATGATAACAACGACGATAAGTACTACCCAGGTTATATGGAAGAGGTAATTTCAGTATCTTCTTTAGGTGCAGATTACACTCGTTCATATTTCTCTAACTACGGTGAGTGGGTAGACATTGCGGCACCAGGTGGTGATATGGCTATTGACGGTGCTAATGGTGTTCTTTCTACTTGGCCAAATGACAAATATGCTTTTATTCATGGTACATCAATGGCTTGTCCGCATGTATCTGGTGTAGCAGGACTTGTTGTTTCTAAGTTTGGAGGACCAAATTATACGGCAGAAGATTTGAAGAAGCAATTGCTTTCTTCAACGGTAAGTATTGATGAGAAAAACCCTGAGTTTGTAGGTAAACTAGGTATTGGTGCAATTGATGCTTATTTGGCTCTTCAGCCAGATCAAGGAATTGCTCCATTGGCTGTTACAGACCTTGTAGCAACAGGAGCTTCAGTAGACTTTGTTACTTTAGAGTGGACTACGACAACTGATGAGGATGATGTACGAGCATTTAACTATGATGTATACTATTCTACAAGTGAGATTACAGCTGAAAACTTTGCTTCAGCTAGTATGGTTTCTACTCGTTTGTCAGCAGATACTGGAGCTGTAAATAACTTCAAGGTAACAGAATTAGTACCTGAGACAAACTACTTCATTACTGTTGTTGCAAAAGATCGTTTCGGAAATCCTTCAGGTATTTCTAACGTAATTGAAGCGATGACAAATGCAGGTCCAGATATCGATACTGATGCTTCTATCGCATTTGATTTGACTGATGGTGAACTTAAAGGAACTGGTTCTTTTGAAATTAGAAACTTGGATGAAGGTGTATTAGAGTGGAATGCTTCAGTAAAGCATAAGTCAACTAATATTGCTACTTCGGGTGTAAATGATGTATTCTTACCTTCTGAAGGAACTGCGACAATTATTGCAGAAGAATTACCAGCAGTGACATCTGTTGGAGATGACCTTCCTGCATTTGAGGAAAGAACAATGTCTTACATTGATTTCCAAAAGAACCAAACATTGGGTATTGGTAATGGAGATGGTGAAAAGCCAAACTCAGGAGCTACTCGTTTTTATGTAGATAACACATATCCAAATGGTTTTAACTTGACTGACTTAAAAGTTCGTATGCGTGTACCTTTCGGAACTACAGCTACGATTGAGGTTAAGAAAGGTAGAGATATTGAAACAGCTAATACAGTTCATACACAAGAGTTTAGTGGGAAATCTGATTACCATTTAGATTGGAGTATCAAGCTAGAAGATCAAGTTTATATTTCTACATATGACTATTTCTGGGTTGTGGTTCACTTGCCAGCCGATGAGGAGAACTTAATACCATTATCAATTGGTAGAGTTGCAGATGTAGACAATGCTATTTTGCATCAGAAGTTCTCAGACTCTAATGGAGAGTCTTGGGCTGACTTGCACCCATTGTTGGTAAATGAATTAGGTATTGTAGATGGTGGATGGCGTATGTCTGCTATTTCAAAGAATGACTATTTAGGTGAGTATATTTCATTGTCTCCTTCTGAAGGCGATGTATTAGGATTGGATACAACTGATGTAGCTTTCAATGTAAATGCAGATAACCTGATTAACGGTTCTTATACTTCAAATATCCGTATTCGTTCAAACGATCCAGATGAGAAAGAAGTAGTAGTTCCTGTTACGATTAATGTAGAAGGACGTGAGTATGAGTTGGCGTCTATGCCAATCTACGATTTTGGTTCTGTATTAGTTGGTGCTTCAAGAGAAATGGAATTGAACATTGCTAACTATGGTTACGGGTTGTTCCCTGTAGAATCTATTGAAGTCTCAAATGCTCACTTTGAATTGTTGGAAACGCCTAGAACAGTTCCTGCACGTTCAAAGCAAGCATTACGATTCCGTTTCACGCCTTCAGTAGCAGGTAACGAAAATGGCGTAGTTAGTTTGAAAGACACAGAAGGAAATAAGTTTGCATTTAATATTTTTGGTGCAGCAGTAGCTCCTTCAGAAATTACGATTGACCAAACTTCACATGACTTTGCAAGCATTGCTCTTGGTGATACATTGAATGGCGCATTCACGCTTACAAATACTGGAGACTATCCATTGAATTTCTTCATGCCTCGTTATGCTCCTGATTATAGCATTGAAGGTGTAAATCATGGAAGTAGCTATGGTTATGTGGCTGATTTTGATACTGTAAAAGCGAATTTCAACTGGACAGATATTTCTGCTTCTGGAGAAAGCTTAACTGAATATTTTAAAGTTACTGAGAACTACTATTACGAAGTAGATTTAGGTTTTGCATTCCCTTATTTTGGTAAGCCTGTAAACAAACTTTATATCACTGACCGAGGTGTATTGACTTTATTTGATGATGAGAAAGCATTCGGTAAAGGTTCTACATTAGATTATGGTTCTTCTCGTATTACAGGTGGTTATTTCTCTGCAATTGGTAGCCCTATGGACCTTATCAAAGGTGGTGAAGTATTCTTCCAACGTAATGCTGGTGAATTAATCGTTTCTTATAACAATGTTGTTTTTGGAAACTACGGTTCAGGTTCTATTCAGTTTGTAGTGAAAGAGAATGGTGATATCACGATGAGCTACAAAGATTGGAATACGACAACTAGACAGTTCATAGCGATGGAGAGTCCGTCTCAGGATGATGGTATTCTTATTTATCAGAAATACACAGATAACGATATTTTAGAAGTTACTGAAGATAGTACTACTATTACGCTTGCGAGCCCAGGAGTATCTTTGGTTAACGATATTTCACTAACAAGTGGTTTATTACAGGTAGGTGAGTCAGTTACAATTGACTATGAGTTGACAACAGATGATCTAACAGCAGGTAACCAATTCCAGAAATTAGTTATTGCGTCAAATGATCCAGCAGCTCCAACTTCTCACGTAACGTTTAATGTAGACATAACAGAAGGAGGAAATCCTTCATTGATGGCGAGTACTTCTGCTATCGATATGGGTAATGTATACAAGGGAGCAACTAAGCAAGATGTTGTGGTTGTAATGAATGAAGGAACTGGTTCAATCAATGTGACAGATGTTTCCCTTCGTCATGGAAACTTCAGTATTGAAGTTGATGCTCTACCAATTAGCCTGAATCCTAAGTATTCTTCGTACATAAAGGTAAATGCGAATACTGATGCGATAGCTGAATTAATGGATACATTAGATATCGTTTCTGCTGATACAACTATTTCAGTAGCATTGAGCGCAAACGTTATTGAACCTCCAGTAGCAATTATTCCAACGGATGTGATTTCAGCGACTATTGAATATGGTGAGCAAGTTACAGAATCGTTCTCTATCTCTAATGATGGATTGGGTGATCTACAGGTATCATTCTCAGGTGAGCAATGGGCTTATGTAAGAGAGGCAGTTTCTCCAGCTGTTTCAGCAATGGAACTTCCTGAATATACTTACTCATATAAGACGAATTTTGAAGTATTGAATGGTGGAACAGACCCTTCTGCTCCTACTTTCGTGTGGACAGATCTTAAATCTGCAGGTGGAACAAAATTAGATCATTATGCAGGTTGGAATGAAGTAGAGTTAGGGTTTGACTTTATGTTCTACGGAGAGTCTTACAGCAAAGCATATATGGCTTATAATGGTTTGGTTTCATTTACTGGTGGTCAAGCTTTAGGTGGATTTGCAGGTTCGCCACTTACACTAGGAGAAAATGACGCTGTAAATAACATTATTGCTCCACTTTGGGCAAGACAAAAGGTATTTGATATCAATGAAGACGCAGGTATTTATTTCCTAGCTGAAGATGATAAAGTAACGTTCCAATGGGATACAATGCTTGATTTCTTTGGTACTTCATTTACAATGGCTGAATACCAATTGATTCTATTCAAGTCAGGAGAAATCAAGATTCAGTATAAAACTGTAGAAGGTTCTAGAATTTTGGGTGGTGAAGTTGTAGGTACGGAAAATGCAGATGGTACTTTAGGAACTGAAGTATTCCGTTTCTCTAGTTCATCATACAAAAATGGAATGGTAGTGACAATGTCTCCTTCAGAGCGTTTCACTATCCCAGCTGGTACGTCGAAAGATTTCGACATGGTATTTGAGGGTAATGTATTTGCGGGTAACTATACTTCAAATATCGTAGTTACTACAAATGATCCAGCGAATGCATCCGTAAATATTCCAGTGGAGCTAAACGTAAATGGTGCTCCAGAATTAGTAGCTGTTGAGGATAGTATTGATTTCGGACCAATTGTAGCTGTTGGAGGAGCTTCTTATGAAGCAGAGTTCTCATTTGTAAACGAAGGTGTTGGTACTGCAAAAATTGAAGGATTTGCTTCAAGGTCAGGTAATACTGATGTTGCTGTTGAGATTTGGGGCACAATCCCTGGCTTCAGATGGTTCCCTCCTCAGACAGGTTGGTTCCCAGAGAGTCAATTGGCTAAACTAACAATTGCAGGACAAGATGTTGTACCTACAGCTTCTTCGATGTACAAAGTAATCATTACGCCTTCAGTAGGAGAGTACGATGTAATGTATGATACAATTGATGTGACTTACAGTGATGGCAAGGTGGTAAGTATGCCAATCACTTGGAATGCAATTCCTTCGCCTACATTAGTTGTAACTTCAGATGATATGAACGTAGTCACAAACTATGCAGATCAAACTGAAACACGTCGTATTTTAATTGACAATAGAGAAGGTGAAGCTGTAATTCACTTCTCAATGGAAGTTGAACATAGTCGTGGAGAAGCATTAGAAGAAGTAGTCGCAGTAGAGCAAAGAGTATCTTCAAATGTCATATCTACATTGGCAGCTACAGAAGCTCCTGTATTTGTAGAAACAAAATCTGATTCAGAGTTAGAGCTTAATAATGAGTTGAAATACTTCAATGCTGAAATGGATACTGTTCCTACAGAAATGGTAGGATTTGGTGCAAGTCAGCAATTTGTATCAGGAACAGGGTTTACAGCACCGCAACAAGGTTTCAACTTATCACATGTGAGAACTTGGTACCGTCCTAAAGGAGCCGATAATCAAGATATCGCAGTGACAATCCGTGTAGGTTCAGATGTGTGGACTGCTGAGACACTTCACTTTGAAGAGTTTACGACAGAAACATCTAGCGAGGATGCAGCGGGTAGTTTTATGACCTTCGAATTGTCTGAGGCAATTAAAATACTTCCTAACGAGAAGTTCTGGGTGATTTTTGAATATGGTTTCGGAGTAGAGTATCCGCAAGGAACAATTTCTCAAGATGAAGCAATTGAAAATAGATTTATGTTCTGGGGCGGAGATCAGTGGTATGATATCACAACTCAAGGTGCTCCATTAGCAACAGAAGGTTGGATGGTAGCTGCAGGAGAGGAAACAGCAGTTTCTAACATGTGGTTGTCATTCTCAACGCAAGAAGGTGAAGTAGCTGTAGGTGATTCCCTAGAGATCATTGCTACTTTTGATGCTTCTTATGCATTAGATGCAGATATGTTTGCTAAAGCTGTAGTTACATCAAACGATGTAAATAATACGGGTGAAGTGATCGACATTCATATGCATGCTAACCAAGCACCAGTATTTGTTGATAAGCCAAATTCAATTTCTGTAACTGAAAACGAGGTAATCGAGTTTACAGTAGTTGCGGAGGATAAGGAAATGAATGCATACACTTGGGCATTTGAAGGTGAAGAATTCGTTACTTTCTCTACAGAAGGTGATACCGCATTCTTCTCAATGGCACCAGGTTTCTACGATGCAGGTGAGTACGTTATGAACTTAACGGTTACAGACGAGTATGGAATGGAGAATGTACTTCCAATGGAAGTGATTGTGAAAAACAACAATAACATTCCAGTTGTAGTAGTAGAAGAGATCGTATCATTGAATATGAGAGATGGAAATGAGCTTGAAGCAATTTCTTCTTTTGTAACAGATGTAGATGAAGACGATGAGGTGATCATCACTTTTGAAGTAGCTGATCATTCTGTAGCAGCATTTACTCAAGCGGGTAATGAAGTAGTAATGATTCCTCTTCAGATCGGAGAAACTGTTGTAAACTTCACAGCAGATGATCAAAAAGGTGGAGTAGTTACTGGAACATTTACGGCTGTAGTAGATGAGTATGATCCAGCAACGGTTCTTTCATCAGACGAATCAGCATCTTCATTCGTTCAGTATCCAAATCCAGTAGCAGGAACAACTTACTTTGAGTATACATTAAGTGAAAGATCAGAAGTATCAATCGCTTTGTATAATCTACAAGGAAGTCTTGTTTCAGAAGTACTATCAGAGACTCAGTCAGCAGGTGCTCAAAAAGTTGCTTTCGATGCAACTAGGCTACACGCTGGAGTTTATGTTTACACTGTAAGTGTAGATGGAGTTGTGATCAGAACTGAGAAGATGATCAAACAATAA
- a CDS encoding tetratricopeptide repeat protein yields MRFFWGVLIVFLPSWVLGAEQSTEETILKMDSLEAQLEGVESDSIRMNHLFQLTGFYLNRDIDKAHLFIKQASLLTEKMSPSLELSKYYHQYGNVFYMQGFFLKAADYYMRAANIAQKIGDVERMVNAYNNIGMVYVEEGNIEKAEHYLEKALKLSEEIDPEIIKRVKFYMTMNLGIISHQKQKNNAALLHYERALSEAQEYGDKAIEASILHNIGKVFVDEDKYDQALVYFEKAYELKQSIGDLKGTITPLLEISTIYSKGGKYKDALKAIKEADAVAEHYGSTDMKTYVDSGYYEVYSQMNETAKALSYLEAYVTKKSQIDTEQKAQDISRLINQHKIEINNLEYEAEKQKQRAQTRMIVGTLVFLLVIFLMLYLLQRSKTKQAFLAKEKARLAEDQLRLENDALNQSLEYKNKELTTNIMNLIQKNQLINQVSNDLIGIQSDLKEANKRPIRKMIYSLQSSSSDEIWKEFEIQFQQVHTEFYQRLHERYPDLSANERKLCAFLLLNMSTKDISSITQQQPRTINVARFRLRKKLGLTGSDTDLHAFLASI; encoded by the coding sequence ATGAGATTTTTTTGGGGGGTACTAATTGTCTTTTTACCATCATGGGTATTAGGAGCAGAACAAAGCACAGAGGAGACTATACTGAAGATGGACAGTTTAGAAGCTCAATTGGAAGGAGTAGAGTCAGATTCTATCAGAATGAATCATCTATTTCAATTGACGGGTTTCTATTTGAACAGAGATATTGACAAAGCCCATCTTTTCATTAAGCAAGCAAGTTTACTCACCGAAAAGATGTCACCATCCTTAGAATTATCTAAGTATTATCATCAATATGGGAATGTATTCTATATGCAAGGTTTCTTTTTGAAGGCCGCTGATTATTATATGAGAGCTGCTAACATTGCACAGAAGATTGGTGATGTAGAAAGGATGGTAAATGCCTACAACAACATAGGAATGGTCTATGTAGAAGAAGGAAATATAGAGAAAGCAGAACATTACCTTGAAAAAGCCCTTAAACTTTCAGAAGAGATTGATCCCGAGATCATAAAACGAGTAAAGTTTTATATGACTATGAATCTTGGAATTATCAGTCATCAAAAACAAAAAAATAATGCAGCCTTATTACACTACGAAAGAGCCCTTTCTGAAGCCCAAGAGTATGGAGATAAAGCCATAGAGGCCAGTATCCTTCACAATATTGGGAAAGTGTTTGTAGATGAAGATAAGTATGATCAAGCTTTAGTTTATTTCGAAAAAGCCTATGAACTCAAGCAAAGTATCGGTGACTTGAAAGGAACAATAACTCCCTTGCTTGAAATAAGTACAATTTATTCGAAGGGTGGAAAATACAAAGATGCGCTAAAAGCGATTAAGGAAGCAGATGCTGTAGCTGAACATTATGGCTCTACCGATATGAAAACCTACGTAGATTCTGGTTACTATGAGGTTTACTCACAAATGAATGAGACAGCAAAAGCTTTAAGCTATTTAGAGGCTTATGTTACAAAAAAATCGCAGATAGATACAGAGCAAAAGGCACAAGATATTTCCCGATTGATCAATCAGCATAAGATTGAGATCAATAATTTGGAATATGAAGCAGAAAAGCAAAAGCAAAGGGCACAGACTAGGATGATTGTAGGAACACTTGTTTTTCTACTCGTCATTTTTCTGATGTTGTATCTTTTGCAAAGGTCGAAGACCAAACAGGCTTTCTTGGCTAAAGAAAAAGCAAGGTTAGCAGAAGATCAGCTCCGCTTAGAAAATGATGCACTCAATCAAAGTTTAGAGTACAAAAACAAAGAACTTACTACTAACATTATGAACTTGATTCAGAAAAATCAACTGATTAATCAAGTTTCAAATGATTTGATAGGCATACAGTCTGATTTAAAAGAAGCTAATAAACGTCCGATTCGTAAGATGATTTATTCTTTACAATCTTCTTCTTCAGACGAAATTTGGAAGGAATTCGAAATACAATTTCAACAAGTTCATACAGAGTTTTACCAAAGGCTTCATGAGCGTTATCCAGACCTGTCAGCTAACGAACGAAAGCTTTGTGCTTTTCTATTGCTAAATATGAGTACAAAAGATATTTCCTCAATTACTCAACAGCAGCCCCGAACCATTAATGTAGCCCGTTTTAGACTTCGTAAAAAGCTAGGTTTAACAGGATCAGATACCGATCTTCATGCATTCTTAGCAAGTATATAA
- a CDS encoding sodium/sugar symporter has product MDFSTIDIVVFVAYCLLIIGVGLWVSRDKKGEEKNTEDYFLASKSLPWWAIGASLIASNISAEQFIGMSGSGFAIGFGIASYELMAAITLLVVAKYFLPIFLKEKIFTMPQFLEHRYDGRVRTSLAVFWIFLYVFVNLASILYLGALALEEIMGVELLYGIIGLAVFSGVYSIYGGLKAVAWTDVVQVVFLIGGGLITTYLALDAVGESNGFVAGMSTLIEKAPEKFDLIFSENHPAYEYLPGVSVLVGGMWIANLGYWGCNQYIIQRALAAKTLEEGQRGIVFAGFLKVVLPLIVVIPGIAAYALQADISKPDEAYPWLLNTFVPTGVKGLAFAALIAAVVSSLSSMINSISTIFTLDIYKNLIDSKASEGKLVTIGRITSFFALVIAVLVGPQLANLDQAFQFIQKYSGYVSPGVVVIFLFGLFWKKATANAALTTALASIPFSVAVDAFLFPDMPFIDQMGVVFVTLCTLMVGISLLESKKESKGFELTKGLFGTSMVFNITSIALFAAVSAIYAMWW; this is encoded by the coding sequence ATGGATTTTTCAACCATAGACATCGTAGTCTTTGTCGCATACTGTTTACTTATCATTGGAGTCGGATTATGGGTATCGAGAGATAAAAAAGGTGAAGAGAAAAATACCGAAGATTATTTTCTTGCCAGTAAATCACTTCCTTGGTGGGCTATCGGAGCGTCACTTATCGCATCAAACATTTCTGCAGAACAGTTTATCGGAATGTCAGGTTCTGGTTTTGCAATCGGTTTTGGAATTGCCAGTTACGAACTTATGGCTGCAATTACCTTACTGGTTGTCGCAAAGTATTTTCTACCGATTTTCTTGAAAGAGAAAATTTTCACAATGCCACAATTTTTGGAGCACCGTTATGATGGGCGTGTTCGTACAAGTTTAGCCGTATTCTGGATTTTCTTATATGTATTCGTAAACCTAGCGTCTATTCTTTATTTGGGTGCTTTGGCTCTTGAAGAAATCATGGGAGTAGAATTGCTTTACGGAATTATTGGATTGGCGGTCTTTTCGGGAGTATACTCTATTTATGGAGGATTAAAAGCTGTAGCATGGACAGACGTAGTACAAGTTGTCTTCCTAATTGGTGGAGGTTTGATTACTACTTATTTGGCTTTAGATGCCGTAGGAGAATCAAACGGTTTTGTGGCAGGGATGTCAACACTTATTGAAAAGGCACCAGAAAAGTTTGACCTAATCTTTAGTGAGAACCACCCTGCATATGAATATTTGCCAGGAGTGTCAGTTCTAGTAGGAGGAATGTGGATTGCCAACTTAGGCTATTGGGGGTGTAACCAATATATTATCCAAAGAGCTTTGGCAGCTAAAACATTAGAAGAAGGGCAAAGAGGAATTGTATTCGCAGGATTCTTGAAAGTAGTTTTACCACTAATCGTAGTGATTCCAGGTATTGCAGCTTATGCATTACAAGCAGATATTTCTAAACCAGATGAAGCATACCCTTGGTTGTTGAATACTTTTGTGCCTACAGGAGTAAAAGGTTTGGCATTTGCAGCTTTGATTGCCGCAGTTGTTTCTTCATTGAGTTCAATGATAAATAGTATTTCAACTATTTTTACATTAGATATTTATAAAAACTTGATTGACTCTAAAGCTTCTGAAGGGAAGTTGGTAACGATTGGTCGTATCACAAGTTTCTTTGCTTTAGTAATTGCAGTTTTGGTAGGCCCTCAGCTAGCAAACTTAGATCAAGCATTCCAATTTATCCAAAAGTATTCAGGTTATGTAAGCCCAGGAGTTGTCGTTATTTTCTTGTTCGGTCTTTTCTGGAAAAAAGCAACGGCAAATGCAGCATTGACAACGGCACTAGCATCTATTCCTTTCTCTGTTGCAGTAGATGCGTTTTTATTCCCAGATATGCCATTTATCGATCAGATGGGAGTCGTTTTCGTGACTCTTTGTACTCTAATGGTAGGAATTAGCTTATTGGAAAGTAAAAAAGAAAGCAAAGGCTTTGAGCTTACAAAAGGCTTGTTCGGAACGAGTATGGTATTCAATATTACTTCAATTGCATTGTTTGCTGCAGTTTCGGCAATCTACGCAATGTGGTGGTAG
- a CDS encoding TRL-like family protein produces MKMKKILIAVGMSLFLSSCAIVQSPVSGFIYTDLKAPFAVTDNSQSSKVGTAEVKSILGIVAQGDASIEKAAKSAGITKIHHVDYHAHNIIGIVATFKVMVYGE; encoded by the coding sequence ATGAAAATGAAGAAAATTCTTATTGCAGTAGGCATGTCATTGTTCCTTTCTAGCTGTGCTATTGTTCAAAGTCCTGTTTCAGGCTTTATTTACACTGACTTGAAGGCTCCTTTTGCTGTTACTGACAACTCACAGTCTTCAAAAGTAGGTACTGCTGAAGTAAAAAGTATTCTAGGTATTGTAGCACAAGGAGATGCTAGTATCGAGAAAGCTGCAAAGTCTGCGGGAATTACAAAAATTCATCACGTAGATTATCATGCGCACAACATCATTGGTATTGTTGCTACATTTAAAGTAATGGTATATGGTGAATAA